A stretch of the Candidatus Saccharimonadales bacterium genome encodes the following:
- a CDS encoding NUDIX domain-containing protein — MAHEVKIHQAQTNILRELLFQPKASYSSLRQPTGLGSDHFNFHIKRLLKLSLVEKVGRGQYRLTPAGKEYANRLDTDKNTIERQPKIAVLLGIKRQSRGQTQYLVQERLKNPWYGFWGIPGGKIRWGETILEAAARELKEETGLSASL, encoded by the coding sequence GTGGCTCATGAGGTAAAGATCCACCAGGCTCAGACCAATATCTTACGGGAACTGCTGTTTCAACCAAAGGCCAGCTATAGTTCACTAAGACAGCCAACCGGCCTCGGAAGCGACCACTTCAACTTTCATATTAAACGCTTGCTTAAGCTCAGTCTGGTAGAGAAGGTCGGTCGCGGACAATACCGCCTGACACCAGCTGGCAAAGAGTACGCCAACCGGCTGGATACCGATAAAAATACTATCGAGCGGCAACCAAAGATTGCCGTCCTGCTCGGTATAAAGCGGCAAAGCCGCGGCCAAACCCAATACCTGGTACAAGAGCGGCTAAAGAACCCATGGTATGGATTCTGGGGTATTCCCGGCGGCAAAATCCGCTGGGGCGAGACCATTCTCGAAGCTGCCGCCCGGGAGCTAAAAGAAGAAACTGGCTTAAGCGCCAGTCTG